The sequence GAATACAGGTATTTGGCATCTGTGTCTTCGAATTCTGAAATATCTGACTGTTCTCTATGTTCTCtgatattttgaatggtgtcGTCCTCTGCATTAAAGTTTATTTCCTCTCTATTGTCTAGTGTTGTGTTGTTCTCTCTTTCAGACATATTGTCTTTGTCATCAGAGGACTCAGAAACTTCTTCAGCTATCTGTTTTACCTTTTTTTCTAATGTGGGAGAATTGTTTTCTACTGCATCTCTCTTCTCAGATTTTGAGTCTTTGTGcattacaatttctttttttctttgtgtgtcCATCTGGTTGTTATCAATAGTTTCTAAAGCCTTTGCTGTACTTGAATCACTACAATTTTCCTCAGGTGGTTGTTTGGGTACTGCTTTACCAGAATCTTCCATAACTGGGTCCTTTTTCTCAGTTATGGGGGAAAGAGATTGAATTAGATGCAGTTCCTGAGATTCTGGTTCTTTTGGGTCATCAATCATCTCATTTTTGGTTGTGTAATTTTCTTGACCAATATTCTCTGCGGAATAGTCCTCTTCCATGTCAGAAGCTTTTTCTAATCTACCATTCGTGGAGCCAGCATTATTTTCCTCATCTTTACCTGAGACTTCACTGGTGTTTTCAGAATGTCCTTTGTTCAAATTTGTTTGATAAGGACTCTTTAGTTCTCCTTCAACAAGAGAGGAAATCTCTCTGTGAAGATCTTCAGACATGTTGATATCTTCCATTAACAGTTCTATCCCAAAATCAGGCTTTTTTTCCTCATCATCTCCTCCTGAGTCCACCTCCAGTGCAAATTCTTGTTCAGGTTGTATTGGTGAAAGTGGTGGACTCTCTCCAGTGGCATTTTTTTTCTGGAACTCTCTCCAGCTCTCTTTTAATTGAAAAGAGGTTGAGCTTTGAAGACTTGTCAAGCTGGCCTTAAGCTCATCCTCATCCTGAATATTGGCTATTTTTTCTAAGGACTGCATGACCTTCAGGGACTCTGAGCAGCTGCCTGAGTTGCTGGCTTGTGACTCATCTTTTCTGAGGATTGAAATATCATCTCTCAGAGTCATTAGTGACAAAAAGGACAGAAAAGCTCTTGATGGAGAACCAAAGGCAGAGGCCACTTGGGATGAGAAATCTGGGAGGCTGCTGGAATTTTGCTTCACTTGGGATGTTAAGCATGGCTGATTTGAAGCCTGTCTTATAGAATGAACAGACAAACATAATTGTTCTAAAACTGGTTGCATGCCTGACCTAATATTAAGCTCTGTGCCTTGTAATGTCCCACCATAAATACAAGGGTCAGGGGGAACCAAGTTCTCAGACGACTTGTGCATTCTAACAAGGCACTCCTGTTCAGCAGCATGTACCCTCACACTTGGCATCGATTTACAAAAGCCTCTCAACCTTTGTAGCTCAATTGGTTCTCCCTCACAACATATTTTAACAGGTGGATGAGACATCAGCCTCTCAACAGCATTATCTTCAGGAGAAGGCTCTTCATCCATTACACTATCATTTTCAATTTCACTTTTAATCTCAGAGCCATTTGCAGAGTCACTGCCTATCTGAAATATTGCCCTTGGTACCTTCTCTGGATTCTCTGTCTCATCATCATAGGGAGAAGACTCTGGTTGAATCTTTTTCAGCCAGTTTTCAACATATTGATTCACATTGGAGGGTGATGATTGCAGCACTGGCAAggacacactctcactcatatcCTGTTTTCGTTTAGGGGATTTTGATCTGTTACCATTCATTGACCTTTGCTTTGGCAGCATCTTTTTTAATGGTGCTTGATGGCCCGTTGACCGAATGTCTAAGACATTTTTCCTTAAAGTAAGCCCTTGTGAGTCATGATCGCCTTTGTTTAATATGTTTGGGATGTTTTTGATGGTTTTATCTTGTAGCTTGAGCTCTTTCTCTGACCTTCTTTGATTCCCTATGTTGAGATTCAAGTTTTTACTTTTTGAATATCtttcaaatgtctttttatttgtatctCTTCCAGTTTTGTGTTCAGGTTTGTCACTTTCTGCTGAACTATGAGTCATTTTTTCTGATCCTGTGTGGCTCAGTGTTTCAGAAGTATTTATATTTTGTAGGTCTTTTGAAGAGGATGGAATACTACCCTTTATTCTTTTCCCAGATGAATCAGAAGTACCTGTCTTTGATTTTTTAGACTTTGgcgtattatttattttactactattaattattttattctctGAGTCTTGTTCCATTGCTACCTCTTGCTGCATGATTTTCATTTCTCTGGATTCAGACTCTACTAAGGCCTGTTTTTCCTTTTCAGTGAAGAcagaattttgttttcttttcttctgaATAGGTGTTGAACAGGCAGATGACAATGAAATCATGTCAGTTTTTCCACCATCTTGGGAGTTTGAACTTGTGGACAGCCTAGTGATATCCACATCACAATCATTACATGATGACTGGGGTTTTGAGTCTGTTGAGCCTGGCTTACTGCGAGGCAAAGCTTTAGTACAATATCCAGGCTTACTATCTACATCAACCTTTGTATTTGCATAGTAATTTTCATACGTGCCCTGTGCTTCATGTATGTGAAGTACAGTCTCTGTTATTCCCATTGTCTCGTTGTTTTGTAGATGTAGATTGGATTGAGACATCTTTTGATTGGCCTCTCCTGGTTCACTCTTCTTGGGTTTTGACACAGTttttgtgctgctgctgctgctacgaCTGACCATGCAATAACCCTCTGTCAGTTCTCCCTGTGCTGTCCGCTCCAAGTATGAGTATGCACCCACTGTACTCTCCTGAACTTCAGTCTCTGAAACCATTTTAATGTTTTTCACAGAAGCCTCTTTCATTCGCTGTCTTGTATGCTTTTCAGAAGTCTGAGATGTAGCACTACCATAATTCTCTCTTCCTTCCTCATTGAATCCAACAGACTTGTCAGTGATTGTGGTAATGTCTTTAGATTCTAAGCTATGAGGACCATTTGACTCTTTGCTTGAGTGATTAGTAACATCTAATGAGTTCACGCCTGATCCTGGCTTGGAATTGCACACTGTCCTCTGCTGACTATTCACATAGTTGCGGCTTAGTGTAGTTGTCCAGTGGATCATTTCCTCTTGTTTTATATTAAGATGGACCTTCATCTCCACAGTCATGCTGCCATCCTCATTGACCCGGAATGATTTCTCAATGTCATTTTCAGTAGGCATTATGGGGTAGTTCTTCTCTTCCATATCAGCCGTGCAGTCACAGGTCTTCATATCCTCTGATACTGCTGGCTGGCTGACTTCGGTCTCCATTGATTCTGTTTTTTGGCTATTTTGCTCTGACAAATTTCCATTTAGTGACTTATTGATTTGCTCTACAAGGAATCTCTCAGAAGATAAAGAGAAATTCCTTGATCTTGAGAAAGTCccagtttgtttaattttttcttcttataTCAGAATATGGAAGGGATTTTTTTGggtagaaaataagaaaaaaaataatagttataGGGTGCTTATGAAATAGACCTTTCAAATAGAGAAAATTCAAATGCTTCATTTTTGCCACTTAAGAGAATTGATTTATATTATAACATCTATTCATTAGGCAATAATTTGGGGCTTACGTAGAAGTGTCTTTGTTGGTGTGGGAGCCAAGGATTCAGATATGCTTGACTGTATGGTTTTAGTGGGACCTTGGAGATCGTAGTCACCCATTCTGAAGGGTTCATTACCAGCAGCCACAACAATCCCAGAGCACAAAATGAGGGCAAGAAGTCCTTCAACCTGCATGATAAATAGAACATAAACATTCTGGATGCAAATAAATGTATGTCCAATAAATAAaatctggatgttttttttggatCAGAAGTAAAAAAATTAGCTTAGGGCATGCACTACAAAAATATATGTTATTattctgtattttttgttttccagtacaaatatctaaacatccttaaaaaataaaaaaaaaaacattacattaaaagcaaaatgacaagatttttttttttctaacaaaatTAAGTGAAGTTTCTGCTTCTGTAAAGCTTGCTTTTTCTTACCCATTtgtcaaatatatttttcttcataAAACCTGACGTTATTGTGTTAAATTGTTCtgaaacaagacttaaaatcttaGGTCATTTTGATTCTCAAGTAAATTTGTTCTGTTTTAAtgattgttttgatatttttacttaatttaataaaaaataaatattttgtttacgcAGTGTGTTCGCAGTGCAAACCTTAGCTAATCAGCTGCTCCACTTTTCTTGA comes from Xyrauchen texanus isolate HMW12.3.18 chromosome 9, RBS_HiC_50CHRs, whole genome shotgun sequence and encodes:
- the LOC127649710 gene encoding oxygen-regulated protein 1-like is translated as MSTTPFYDASQPDVSPGSMQTLVSRPVLPNQDPIISKRVCFYKSGDPQFMGHRMTINSRNLKTFDALLDVLSKKVPLPFGVRTITTPRGTHAVHTLDDLLDGASYLCSDQKKVKPFNLDEVHKRQVPWNTTRPISAGRQERREMVRHLVKRSVVTTRTVKMAEHTVLRTPKRLTVYKNRDPSIKRVIVLHRRTAPNFKALLDYLSQVMQFPVIKLYTRDGRRVEGLLALILCSGIVVAAGNEPFRMGDYDLQGPTKTIQSSISESLAPTPTKTLLQEKIKQTGTFSRSRNFSLSSERFLVEQINKSLNGNLSEQNSQKTESMETEVSQPAVSEDMKTCDCTADMEEKNYPIMPTENDIEKSFRVNEDGSMTVEMKVHLNIKQEEMIHWTTTLSRNYVNSQQRTVCNSKPGSGVNSLDVTNHSSKESNGPHSLESKDITTITDKSVGFNEEGRENYGSATSQTSEKHTRQRMKEASVKNIKMVSETEVQESTVGAYSYLERTAQGELTEGYCMVSRSSSSSTKTVSKPKKSEPGEANQKMSQSNLHLQNNETMGITETVLHIHEAQGTYENYYANTKVDVDSKPGYCTKALPRSKPGSTDSKPQSSCNDCDVDITRLSTSSNSQDGGKTDMISLSSACSTPIQKKRKQNSVFTEKEKQALVESESREMKIMQQEVAMEQDSENKIINSSKINNTPKSKKSKTGTSDSSGKRIKGSIPSSSKDLQNINTSETLSHTGSEKMTHSSAESDKPEHKTGRDTNKKTFERYSKSKNLNLNIGNQRRSEKELKLQDKTIKNIPNILNKGDHDSQGLTLRKNVLDIRSTGHQAPLKKMLPKQRSMNGNRSKSPKRKQDMSESVSLPVLQSSPSNVNQYVENWLKKIQPESSPYDDETENPEKVPRAIFQIGSDSANGSEIKSEIENDSVMDEEPSPEDNAVERLMSHPPVKICCEGEPIELQRLRGFCKSMPSVRVHAAEQECLVRMHKSSENLVPPDPCIYGGTLQGTELNIRSGMQPVLEQLCLSVHSIRQASNQPCLTSQVKQNSSSLPDFSSQVASAFGSPSRAFLSFLSLMTLRDDISILRKDESQASNSGSCSESLKVMQSLEKIANIQDEDELKASLTSLQSSTSFQLKESWREFQKKNATGESPPLSPIQPEQEFALEVDSGGDDEEKKPDFGIELLMEDINMSEDLHREISSLVEGELKSPYQTNLNKGHSENTSEVSGKDEENNAGSTNGRLEKASDMEEDYSAENIGQENYTTKNEMIDDPKEPESQELHLIQSLSPITEKKDPVMEDSGKAVPKQPPEENCSDSSTAKALETIDNNQMDTQRKKEIVMHKDSKSEKRDAVENNSPTLEKKVKQIAEEVSESSDDKDNMSERENNTTLDNREEINFNAEDDTIQNIREHREQSDISEFEDTDAKYLYSASEMECVRFPDREIAEMQEQDCVREEADNSEKGRNSEERNSVQGEGHKQENLSDSSEYESKCNHSDPFSKDSQSEPHHHDTESKHRQQTLETDSQENYQLMSLDVVDLKTEQQEDAMPDMSECDDPDPHFNNNSPECGGIDENDEKAFYNKIQQIDNVQLKDNDSNDEDEEVSKVCEVVDPDAETGSNTISDSEAVHKDVIEKESSTSCDSELDCLVQILEEESLADKKHSSGGEHDVEEDEEDSMLDSGNDVDAVSQERDSCKSSRTKTSENLLEEAETFGMEHGYHYLLHPTEISQELLDLINSALLSSNLTVTYDSNGNLRVEPNKCKMREMFLVQNKADAQYGQKCVPSPNTSDLSDYRPDTSDNSGHQSQASMELLTDSGGEEEERLCIIQEIIKLSSQNPKIRNNVKENICTKSSSGSTTKHTPSPSLNSNNSLASFQDSRSAIQEPLCYNRSSSFKGDFESVQCMALNGEVDSGEGVHIDKGRWLLKENHIIHHSPPVPMGIYQNGDTTSADTAQDNASENASYSYCENQHSPLAVISSSELEDMAKPHTPKCTNFNMVHSSDSDPHLDAHSINGGNRWDIRRNKELRVAPMGESSKMWEKKNGSLSSFSSVEFKLPDGKVHPQDCPVSGAVNANRSQSIDSRTTQVEESREGLNLRCGQHCPIL